Below is a genomic region from Neorhizobium galegae.
CATGCGCACCGGCAGCGTCACCGTCAACGGCATGATCGTCGACATCCACCATCCGTTCGGCGGCTTCAAGCAGTCCGGCATCGGCCGCGAGGGCGGTCCCGAAGGTCTCGAAAACTATTTCGAGGTCAAGACGATTCACATGGCCTGAAGGCCAGCCGGCTTCATAAGCGACAAAAAGGCCGCCGGATCATCAATCCGGCGGCCTTTCCATTTCTCGGTGGACTGGTGGATCAGAGCACTTCGAAAACGCTGATACGCACGGCGCTTGCCAAGCGCTCCCCGCTGCCGATGAAAATCGTATGGTTCAGCCAGGCATAGCGCGGATCGCCGGTCTGCAGACGCGGCGTGGTGCGCATGTAATAGAGCGCCGGATCGACCGTCTCGCCGGCCGCCAGCCGCGCCAGCACGTCTGCCGGCCCGTGACGGAAACCGAAATTGCGGATGTCGATCATCGCCCCGTCATGGGTTTCGATCACGTAGCGCGTATCGAGTTCCGCGTACCGGCATCATAGACGCTCTGCCAGTCCGCGCCGAGATTGAGGACGCGCCCCGAAAGGCGTTCCCCTTCCACCACGCCGCCGATGATCGGGATGATCCGCCAGCGGCCGCCCGGGCCGCCTCCCTTCTCGATCGGCGCGCCGAGTTCGGCGCGGATTTCGCAAAGCTGCCTGAGGCTCGGTGCGATCATGTGCGTTATCTCATCGTTTGCGGCAGCCAGAGCGAGATCACCGGGAACGCCACCAGCAGGAAAAGCCGGATGATATCGTTGAGAATGAAAGGCATGACGCCGCCGTAGATCGTGGTGATCTTCACGTCCTTCGCAATCGAATTGATGACGAAGACATTGATGCCGACGGGCGGCATGATCATGCCGAGCTGGCAGGCGACGACGATGATGATGCCGAACCAGACCGGGTCGAAGCCAAGATGGCTGATGACCGGGAACACGATCGGCACGAGCAGGATGATCATCGCCATCTCGTCCATCAAAGCCCCCGCGATCAGGAAAATGACCAGGATCAGCGTCAATGTTCCGTATGGTCCGAGATCCATTCCGACCAGCATTGCCGTCAGCTTCTGCGGCGACTGGGTGATCGCCAGGAAATAGCCGAACAGGATGGCGCCGATCAGCACGCTGAACAGCGAAACCGACGTCCGGAGCGACTCCACGAGGCTCGCCATGATGGACCGATAGTTCAGCCGGCCGCGCAGCAGGCCGATGACCATGGTCATCAAGGCCCCGACCGCCGCCGCTTCCGTCGCGGTGGCGATACCGAGATAGATTACCCCGATGACGGAAATGAAAAGAAGCATGACGGCCCAGACGTCCCGAAGCGATGCGAGAGCCTCCCTCAGCTCGAACGGCTTTCCGGGCGGCAACCGCTTGCCGTGGGCGATCAGCACGGTCGCCATGTACATGAAGGTCGCCATGATGCCGGGGATGATGCCGGCCATCAGCAGCTGCGCGACATCCGTCTCCGTCAGAAAGGCGTAGACGACCATGATCACCGAAGGCGGGATCAGAATACCGAGTGTGCCGCCTGCGGCGATAACGCCGGTCGAGGTGGCATCGGCGTATTTCGCCTTGCGCATCTCGGGCAGCGCGATGCGGGTCATTGTCGCGGCGGTCGCAATCGAACTGCCGCAGATCGCCGCAAATCCGGCACAGGCGCCGATCGTGGAGAGCGCGAGCCCTCCCCGGAACTGTCCGAGCCAGGCATTCCCCGTCCTGAACAGTTCCCGCGACATGCCGGAATTGGTGGCAAAGGCCCCCATCAGGATGAAGAACGGCACGAGCGTCAGGTTGAAGTCGGTAATCACGCGGATCGGCGATGTCGTCAGCAGGTTGAGCGCCGGCGACATGCCGCGCATGGCGGCAAAGCCGAATATGCCGACCAGCCCCATCGAAACGCCAAGCGGAACGCGCAGGCCCATGAGCACGAACATGGCGACAAAGCCGCCGATAGCGACGAGATCAGCAGTATTCATACGCCATGGCCCTCAAGCGGATCGATATCTTCAGGTTCGCGCCGAACGAAAGGCGAGATCGCGGTGGTGACGACGGCCGATGCGCAGCCGAGCCAGATCAGTCCGATCAATGGCCAGACGGGGATGCGCAGATCGAACGTCGCTTCATTGCTCCGATAGGCGCTGGCGAGGCGGAAGAACATCATGTAGGCAAGCATGGCCGTGAAGGCGAGGAGCAGCGCCCAGGCGATGAAATTGAGGACGCGGCGCCCCCGCGGCCCCATCGGCTCGTAGAGCAGGTCGACCGCGATATGCCCGCCGCGATAACCGAGCGACGCGAGACCCCACATGATGCAGGCGCCGATCAGATAGCGCGAAATATCGAAGGAGTCTGGGATCGGCCACGCCAGGACATAGCGGCCAACGGTGGAAGCGACGATCAGGATGGTACACAGCCCCAGCAGGATGCCTGCCACAAGATCGACCACGTCGCTGAAGCGTTCCAGATAGCGGTTCATGGACAGCACTCGATGAACAGATGGAAAAGGGCGGGCGCCGCGACAGCACCCGCCTGCGAATGGTCCCGCACGCGCTATTTCACGTCGGCGCCGTATTTCTTGAGTGTCTCTTGCAGGCTCGCCCAGGCCGCCTTCGCGTCTATGCCGGCCTTGGTGGCTGCAGTCTCCCATTCGCCCTGCAGCGAACCTGTCGCCTTTTTCCAGAGGCCTACTTCATCCGGGGTCGGCTTGTAGAGGGTGTGGCCGCCCGCATCGATCATCTTCTTGCGCCCGGCCGCTTCCGCATCGGCCCATTTGCTGGCCATCTTCTCGGCCCATTCGGGCGTGCAGTGATCGTCGATCACCTTGCGGTCGGCGGCGGAAAGCCCGTCGATCTTGGCCTTGTTCATCACGAAGGCAAAGGTCGTCGCGTAGAACGGCAGGTCGAGATGATGCTTGGTCACGTCCTGCAGACCGAACGTATAGATCGAGTTCCAGGGCGAGGCAGTCATGTCGGCACCTCCCTTGGAGATCAGTTCGCGCATTTCGCCCGCCGGCACCTGCACCGATGCGGCGCCGAGCGAACTCACCATGCGGGCCATGGTCGCGTGCGCCGGGCGGATGTTCTTGCCCTTCAGGTCGGCAGGAACCTGGATCGGTCCCTTGACGCCGTGCAGCGTTCCCGGGTCATGCAGATGCACCATGCAGACGTAGACGTCCTTCATTTCCTTCTGGGCGTACTGCCCGTACCATTCGTCGATCGCCCGCGACCCGCCCTTGGCATTGGCGATCAGGAAGGGAATTTCGCCCGCCGCGATGATCGGGAAGCGCCCCGGCTGATAGCCCGGATTGATGAAGCCGATATCGACGATGCCGTCGCGCGCCATGTCGTAATGATCGGGTGCGGCGCCGAGCTGAGAGGCGGGGTATATGGTGATGTTGATGCGCCCGCCGGACGCTTCTTTGATCGATTTCGCCCAAGGCTCCATCCCGCCCGGCTGCAGCGCATGAGTGGCGGGGACCCAGTGCGACAATGTCAGTTCCACGTCGGCGGCGTGGGCGGGTGCAGTCAGCGCCGCGAGGCAGGCCGAAGCGAGCAATGCCTTCAGTTTCATGTGTTTCTCCTCCCTTTGAGATCAGAGGCCGGCGGGGCTCCCTCCCCGCTCCGGCCGGCGAATATCGCGGTCAACCCACCAGGAGAGTTCAAGTCCCGGGCAGATCGCCGAAGTCGTTGGAAATTCCGTGGAGAGACGCAATTGCGGCGCCCATAAAAACGGCCGGCGAAAGATGCGCCGAAAGGTCGGCGGCGACGCGGCCGGACATCATCTCCGCAGCCGGAACCGAACCCGCCATGTCTGTGGCAGATGCAACTGTCCCGGCCAGTTGTGTATACATTGATTTCCTCCCATGCCCGGTCTCCCGAGGTGACGCCGTCCTCCCGACATCGCCTAACCGAACATTCGAATTTCAACACATCCAGGCTGAAACGACAAGCTTCCATTTCGTTTTGGGATACAAAAAGTCAGGGCTCCTGAGATTTTTCCGATAGGCACTTCAACCGCGGTTCAAACCGTCTAGAATGTCGCGGCAGCACTTCATGCATACACGGCAGGATGAATGCGGCAACAAGGCGGGGCTGGGAGACGCTGATCTTAAGGAGGGAATGTTCGGCCGGGAGAAACTGCCGGCCGATCGGTTGGGATACGGTAGCGGCGTCCAAAACCGTTCGCGGAAACGCCGGGACGCGCCAAGATTTCCGGCCCTGGTTGCTTTGGATCCGCAAGCCGGATCGAGCCCTGGGCACGATTATTTCAAGTCATCATTGCGGCATCAGGGAGGAAAAAATGGAAGATCTCGTCACGCCGGTCGGTCAGGCGATTGCGAAACTCAAAGGCATTCTCGGCGACAGGCTGGTGACCTCGGCTTCCGTTCGAGAGCATCACAGCCACGATACGTCGCGGCTCACCCCTCACCTGCCCGATGCCGTCGCCTTTCCGCGCATCGAAGAAGAGGTCCAGGCGATCGTTTCTGCCTGTGCTGCGCATGGCGTACCGGTCGTGCCGTTTGGTGCGGGGTCCTCGATGGAAGGCCATACGATCCCGATCCGCGGCGGCATCTCGCTCGATACCCGCGAGATGAACAGGATACTCGAGATCCGGCCCGAGGACCTGCTGGCCGTCGTCCAGCCCGGCGTCACCCGCAAGCAGCTCAATGTGGAGTTGCGCGAAACCGGCCTGATGTTCTCGGTGGACCCCGGCGCCGATGCCTCGATCGGCGGCATGGCCTCGACCCGCGGCAGCGGCACCACTTCGGTGCGCTACGGCACGATGCGAGAAAACGTGCTGGCTCTCCGGGTGGTGACACCCGACGGCGAGGCCATCCAGACTGGATCGCGGGCCAGAAAATCCTCGTCCGGCTACGACCTGACGCATCTCTTCGTCGGCTCCGAAGGCACGCTCGGCGTCATCACCGAATTGACCGTCCGCCTGCATCCGATCCCGGAGGCCGTTTCATCCGCCATCTGCTCCTTCCCGACGGTCGCCAATGCCGTCGAAGCGGTGATCGAGGCGGTGCAATACGGCATCCCGGTCGCCCGCGTCGAATTCCTGGACGAGGTGGCGATCGCCTCGACCAACAATTATTCGAAGCTCGGCCTGCCGGTCGCCCCCACCCTGTTCTTCGAGTTCCACGGCACCGAGGCCTGGGTGAAGGAACAGGCGCGGCTTGTCGAGGAGATCACCAAGGGCCATGACGCGATCTCCTTCCGCTGGACCGCGGATGCGGACGAGCGCGCCAAACTCTGGCAGGCCCGCCACGATCTCTACTGGGCGACCAAGGCGATTATTCCCGGCTTTGAGCTCTATACCGGCGATATCTGCGTGCCGATCTCGCGGCTTGCCGAAAGCATCGTCGCGGCGCGCGCCGATATCGATGCCTCGTCGCTGACAGGCCAGATCATCGGCCATGTCGGCGACGGCAATTTCCACACCGCCTACCTGATCGACCCGAACAATCCGGACCACCTGAGGCAAGCCGACGAGATGGCCGACCGGGTCGTCGAACGCGCACTCGCCGTCGGCGGCACGGCGAGCGGCGAACACGGCATCGGCATCGCCAAGCTCAAGTTCATGCGCAAGGAACACGGCAAGGCGGTGGATGTGATGAAGAAGATCAAGGCCGCGCTCGATCCGCTGGGGATCATGAACCCGGGCAAGATGGGTGACGCTGGCTGAGGCGCGACGGCCGGCCGGCAGAACGCTCCAGTGGAGCATTCTGAGCGTCGAACGCCCTGGGCCTAGCAACGGGCCGATAAACTAACGGGGGGACATCCCCCGTACCCCAAAACTCATGTGGGGCTTCGCGTTGAAGATGCCGCCGATCCAGATTGGTTCAATTTCCGCAAGCGGCATTGCGAGCAGTTTCGTTGGCGATGTAGGCGGGATCATAATCATCGAAGCAACGGCTGACGCGGTCATTCAATTGCCAACCCCACACCCCGAAAGCAACCGCCACAAGCAACAGAACCACCAGTACGCGCCGTCCGCTAAGGCTCTGCATCGTCGCCGTTTCTTCCAACCACATCTGGCAAAAGCGTTAGCAAACAGCCGACTTTTGAGCAAGGTGACGGAGGCTATCGTTGACAGCTATTGGCAAGGCGTGCCCCCTCACAGATTCCGCTGGGGCTTTGCCGCCTCGCGTTCTGATCCCGAAACGAGCGAGGTCTTGGAAGAAAAGGTCGTTAGCAACGGCTATGTCATCATCACGAACGGACGCTGCTATGTGAAACCGGTCCAATTCATAGGCAAGGCGCACATGATCGCGGTTGCGTGGTCGAAAGTGGAGACCGGCAATGACCGAAGCTCTTGTAGGCACTTTCTCGACTCGCGGGGAACCGTCACGCAGACGGCGTATCATCGCTAGTCGGCCATGAGGATCAAACCGCCGTCGTCAACAGATGCCACCATCTAATGACCGCAGCACGTCAGGCACCACGCCCCAGCATCAACCGCCACCTCCACCAACCAAAAACGGCGCCCGAAGGCGCCGTTCTCATGTCATATCCTGGGAGGATATCAGACCTTCTTGGTGCGCCAGCTTTCGGCATAATTTTCGCGGGCTTCGGCCGCATAGGGGGTGGGCGAGACGCGGACGCGGATCTCGGCCTGTTTGTGGCCCTTTTCGATCGACGTCTTGCCGGTGCCGCCGTTCGGTTCGCCCCAGATCAGCGTCAGAACGTCGCCTTCCTGGACGTCGGCATCGACGATGCCGAGCGACAGCATGCAGCGTTCGTTGTAGCTGTAGCCGTTGAACATCGACATGCCGACCACCTTGTCGCCATGCATGATCTTGTCGGCGCTCGAAGACGCATAGTTCGGCTGCGGCAGGTCGATCCACTTGTAGGCTTCGCCGCCCGGCACGAAGTTCGAGGCGATGACCTTCATCACGTCTTCCGCGTTCCACTCGAAGGTGACCTTCTTGCGCTGCGGCTGCGACTTCATCTTTTCCAGCGCCTCGCGGCCGACGAAATCGTGGTCGAACTTGATGTAGATGCCGTAACCGAGCTCGTACGGGTTGACGTAGTAGTCTTCGATATTGTCGGAGACGAGGCTGCCGCCGATCGAGCCCGTCGCCTCATAGCTGTCTTCCGTCAGCCAGTCGCGATAACCTTGCAGTTCGGCGGCGGTGTAGATGCCCGGCAGCGGCGACGGAATCCAGCCCGATTCCAGCGTGTTGGTGGAATAGGCGCGCGCACCGACGAGATAGAGGTCGACGCCGGCGTCCTTGGCGGCCTTGACGATGATCTCGCGGACTTCGTCCTTCTCGGCATAAGGTCCCCAGACTTCGAGACCCGGAGCGCCGGCCATGCCGTGGCGCAGGGCCTGGACCTTCTTGGAGCCGATATTGATCCAGTCGACATGGAAGAACTTGATGTCGGGGATCGGGCCGCCATTCATCTTCTCAAAGATCTTCGGAGCATCCGGCCCCTGGATCTGGAAGCGGTAGTGAACGCGATCGACTTGCTTGCCGTCCGGGCGCGAAGGCGAACGCGGGTCGTGGGTGAGCTTGACGTCATGCTTGCCGAGCGAAGCGTTGTAGCGCAGCCAGTTGGCGGTCGGCGCACGGCCGACGAGCACGAATTTGTCATCACGCTCGCGGAAGATGATCATATCGCCGATGACGTGTCCGGCAGGCGTCACCGGAACGTAATGCTTGGCGCGATCGACGCCGAAATTGGCAAAGCTGTTGATCGCCAAGCTTTCCAGGAACTTGGCCGCATCCGGACCTTCGACGATCAGCTCGTCCATGTGGTGCGACTGATCGAACAGCACGGCCGAATGGCGCCATGCCATCTGCTCGGTGCGCCAGTTCGAAAACTCCGGCGCGACGACCGGATAGATATACATGCCGATGCGCGAATTGCGCAGCATCTCGACAGTATTGCCCTTCTCTTTCAGGATCTGGGTGAGATTCTTAGCCATTTGCCTACCTTCCCTCGGTTGCTCTCTCCTGCAAGTCGCCCCCCGGAAACCGGTTCGGGATACGATATGCATCGTCTCAAGATTCTCATGCAAATGAGGGCCAGCGGTCTCCTCCCGCCATCTCCTCTTAACAACCCGGTTCTCGAACCTCGCCTCAACGGCTTTGCGGAAATCGAGGCCTCCTCCCGGGACGAAGTAATTCATAGAGCAATCGATTTTGGGATACAATACCCATATTGGGTCGATCGACGAAAAGCACCGCAACAGCCCATTAGAATTGCGCTGTTTCTATAATATATTGGTGATAATTGATGCAGTGCGGAAAAACCAACGAGATCCGGATTATCGCCCTTCAACGGGGGATTTGGCAATTTGGGATCCCAAATTGGAATTCCCTACCGCCGGGACGTAGGTCCTAGTCTTCGTTTTCATCCTGCATCATGCCGTTGATATGGCCCGCCGGACTGTCGAGGTCGAAGATCGGCAGGATGCGCGAGCCGTCGATCGCGAAAAGCCCCTTGCTGATGCCGAGGCTGATCTTCACGCCTTCCCCATGCTCGCGAAAAAGGCTTTCGGCACGGGCACCGTCGCGGGCGATCAGCGCCGAGACCATGTGATGGTGCTGCCAGTGCGCGTAATGCAGATGCTGCGCCCGCTCCTTGCGCGTGATGTTGTCGAAGCGGATCGAATCCGGCGCGCCGAACGGCACGCGGTCGAACAGGCTGGTGAGCTGATGCAGCAGGTTTCCGCCGGCAGCCTCGATGATCAGCGTGTGGAAACGCAGGTTCATCACCGCATAACGCTCCTCGTTGACGGGGTCGTCGATGCCGCCGTTCTCGAAGATGTCGTCACCTTCCCGCAGGCAATCCTTGAGCTCCGCCACCAGCGTCGGCGACGGGCCTTCGCTGGCGATCTTCTTGGCCGCATAACCCTCGATCATCGAGCGCAGTTCGATCGCCTCGATCACGTCGGCCACCTTGTAGGCCCGGACACGGTAACCACGGGCACCAACCCGCTGCAGGACGCCCTCTTCGACGAGTACCGCCAGCGCATGCCGGATCGGCGTGCGCGACACGCCGAGCGCCTCGGCAAGCCCGGATTCGGACAGTTTCTTGCGCGGGTCGATCGTGCCGTCGCTCGCCCAGGTCCTCAGCTTGTCGATCACGTGCTGCTGGCGGGTCTCCTGCTTCTCAGGCCCGGGAGGATTCTGAGTTCGGGTACCTGTGGTCATGCTTGGGCCTCACCTGCGCCATATCGAAATGCAGATCGCGGCGAACGAGAAACGCCCGACGGGAACACCACTTCAATATTGAATATCTGCGACAAAACGCAAGTTTTCCATATCTGTGGCCAGCCGAAACGATCAGTTCCGCACGGCCCAGGCAGCCTCCACGGGTGCGGCAACCGTGACCGGACGGCCGATATCGACGTTCGAAAGCGACGAGGCCTCGACATGCAGGGTCTGCGCCGGGGTCTTGACCATGATCGAGCGGTGCGAGCCGCGGAAGATCGCCTGCGAAACCTCGCCCGACCAGGAGAGATCGCCGTTCACCTGGCCCGCATCGCGGACATGCAGGTTCTCGGGGCGAACCATGACGGTGACATCCGCTCCCTTCGGCATTTCCGTCGCCGCATGACAGTCGCCGGACCAGCCCTGGCCTTCGACCGAGAGCTTGAAATATTGCCCGCCATTCGGACGGCAGTCCTTGACCGTGGCGTTCAAAAGGTTGGGCGTTCCGAAGAAGGCGGCGACCTGCCGGTTTTCCGGCCGGCGGTAGATCTCTTCCGGCGCGCCGACCTGCAGGATCTTGCCGCCATGCATGACGACCACCCGGTCGGACAGCGCCATGGCTTCCGCCTGGTCGTGGGTGACGTAGAGCGCGGTAATCTTCAGCCGCTGCTGCAGCGCGCGAAAATCGTCGCCCATCTGGGTGCGCAGGCGCGCATCGAGGTTGGAAAGCGGTTCGTCGAGCAGCAACACTTCCGGCTCGAACACCAGCGCACGGGCGATCGCGACGCGCTGCTGCTGGCCACCGGACAGTGCCGGCGACGGACGTTCGGCATATTGCTCCATCTCGACGAGACGCAGCGCGTTCATGACGCGATCCCGGACTTCCGTGTCGGGACGGCGGCGGATGCGCAAGGGGTAGGCGACATTGTCGAACACCGTCATATGCGGCCAGATCGCGTAGGACTGGAAGACCATGCCGAGGCGGCGGCGTTCGGACGGCACGAAATAGCCCTTCTCCGAATCCGAGACGACATTGTCGCCGATCGAGATGCGGCCGCCGGTATTCTTCTCAAGCCCCGCCACCATGCGCAGCGTCGTCGTCTTGCCGCAGCCCGACGGCCCGAGCAGCGTGACGAATTCGCCGCTCTTGATCTTCAGGTTCACGTTGTCCACGGCGGTCACCGCACCATACATGCGGCTCACGTTTTCGAGCGTCACCGAAGCCATATTTCTCTTCCTTGTCGAACACGGATTGCAGGAATCCGCTTATTGAAAACTTGACGATATGCCGGCGGCGGCAAGCCGCCGTGCAGGCTCAGAGCTTGCTGATGCGTGATTTGATGAAGCCGAGCTGCACCCAGCGGAACACGATGACCAGGAGCATCATCATCAGGCCGATGACGCTCACCTGTTCGGCATTGCCGTTGGCCCAGAGCTTCATCAGCACGACGGCGAGCGTTTCCGAACCGACCGAATAGAGAAGGATCGACGCCGACAGCTCGCGCATGATGCCGAAGAAGGTCAGCACCCAGCCGACGGCAAAGGCCGGCCAGGCGAGCGCCACCATGATCCGCCACATGGTCTGGGCCCAGGTTGCGCCGTGGACGCGCGAACATTCTTCCAGATCATAGGAAAGCTGGTGATAGGCACCGGTCATCACCCGCACCGAGACCGGAGTGCCGAGCGCGATATAGGCAAG
It encodes:
- a CDS encoding TRAP transporter large permease, which produces MNTADLVAIGGFVAMFVLMGLRVPLGVSMGLVGIFGFAAMRGMSPALNLLTTSPIRVITDFNLTLVPFFILMGAFATNSGMSRELFRTGNAWLGQFRGGLALSTIGACAGFAAICGSSIATAATMTRIALPEMRKAKYADATSTGVIAAGGTLGILIPPSVIMVVYAFLTETDVAQLLMAGIIPGIMATFMYMATVLIAHGKRLPPGKPFELREALASLRDVWAVMLLFISVIGVIYLGIATATEAAAVGALMTMVIGLLRGRLNYRSIMASLVESLRTSVSLFSVLIGAILFGYFLAITQSPQKLTAMLVGMDLGPYGTLTLILVIFLIAGALMDEMAMIILLVPIVFPVISHLGFDPVWFGIIIVVACQLGMIMPPVGINVFVINSIAKDVKITTIYGGVMPFILNDIIRLFLLVAFPVISLWLPQTMR
- a CDS encoding TRAP transporter small permease; translated protein: MNRYLERFSDVVDLVAGILLGLCTILIVASTVGRYVLAWPIPDSFDISRYLIGACIMWGLASLGYRGGHIAVDLLYEPMGPRGRRVLNFIAWALLLAFTAMLAYMMFFRLASAYRSNEATFDLRIPVWPLIGLIWLGCASAVVTTAISPFVRREPEDIDPLEGHGV
- a CDS encoding TRAP transporter substrate-binding protein; protein product: MKLKALLASACLAALTAPAHAADVELTLSHWVPATHALQPGGMEPWAKSIKEASGGRINITIYPASQLGAAPDHYDMARDGIVDIGFINPGYQPGRFPIIAAGEIPFLIANAKGGSRAIDEWYGQYAQKEMKDVYVCMVHLHDPGTLHGVKGPIQVPADLKGKNIRPAHATMARMVSSLGAASVQVPAGEMRELISKGGADMTASPWNSIYTFGLQDVTKHHLDLPFYATTFAFVMNKAKIDGLSAADRKVIDDHCTPEWAEKMASKWADAEAAGRKKMIDAGGHTLYKPTPDEVGLWKKATGSLQGEWETAATKAGIDAKAAWASLQETLKKYGADVK
- a CDS encoding FAD-binding oxidoreductase, with amino-acid sequence MEDLVTPVGQAIAKLKGILGDRLVTSASVREHHSHDTSRLTPHLPDAVAFPRIEEEVQAIVSACAAHGVPVVPFGAGSSMEGHTIPIRGGISLDTREMNRILEIRPEDLLAVVQPGVTRKQLNVELRETGLMFSVDPGADASIGGMASTRGSGTTSVRYGTMRENVLALRVVTPDGEAIQTGSRARKSSSGYDLTHLFVGSEGTLGVITELTVRLHPIPEAVSSAICSFPTVANAVEAVIEAVQYGIPVARVEFLDEVAIASTNNYSKLGLPVAPTLFFEFHGTEAWVKEQARLVEEITKGHDAISFRWTADADERAKLWQARHDLYWATKAIIPGFELYTGDICVPISRLAESIVAARADIDASSLTGQIIGHVGDGNFHTAYLIDPNNPDHLRQADEMADRVVERALAVGGTASGEHGIGIAKLKFMRKEHGKAVDVMKKIKAALDPLGIMNPGKMGDAG
- the ligM gene encoding vanillate/3-O-methylgallate O-demethylase — encoded protein: MAKNLTQILKEKGNTVEMLRNSRIGMYIYPVVAPEFSNWRTEQMAWRHSAVLFDQSHHMDELIVEGPDAAKFLESLAINSFANFGVDRAKHYVPVTPAGHVIGDMIIFRERDDKFVLVGRAPTANWLRYNASLGKHDVKLTHDPRSPSRPDGKQVDRVHYRFQIQGPDAPKIFEKMNGGPIPDIKFFHVDWINIGSKKVQALRHGMAGAPGLEVWGPYAEKDEVREIIVKAAKDAGVDLYLVGARAYSTNTLESGWIPSPLPGIYTAAELQGYRDWLTEDSYEATGSIGGSLVSDNIEDYYVNPYELGYGIYIKFDHDFVGREALEKMKSQPQRKKVTFEWNAEDVMKVIASNFVPGGEAYKWIDLPQPNYASSSADKIMHGDKVVGMSMFNGYSYNERCMLSLGIVDADVQEGDVLTLIWGEPNGGTGKTSIEKGHKQAEIRVRVSPTPYAAEARENYAESWRTKKV
- a CDS encoding GntR family transcriptional regulator, translating into MTTGTRTQNPPGPEKQETRQQHVIDKLRTWASDGTIDPRKKLSESGLAEALGVSRTPIRHALAVLVEEGVLQRVGARGYRVRAYKVADVIEAIELRSMIEGYAAKKIASEGPSPTLVAELKDCLREGDDIFENGGIDDPVNEERYAVMNLRFHTLIIEAAGGNLLHQLTSLFDRVPFGAPDSIRFDNITRKERAQHLHYAHWQHHHMVSALIARDGARAESLFREHGEGVKISLGISKGLFAIDGSRILPIFDLDSPAGHINGMMQDENED
- a CDS encoding ABC transporter ATP-binding protein, producing MASVTLENVSRMYGAVTAVDNVNLKIKSGEFVTLLGPSGCGKTTTLRMVAGLEKNTGGRISIGDNVVSDSEKGYFVPSERRRLGMVFQSYAIWPHMTVFDNVAYPLRIRRRPDTEVRDRVMNALRLVEMEQYAERPSPALSGGQQQRVAIARALVFEPEVLLLDEPLSNLDARLRTQMGDDFRALQQRLKITALYVTHDQAEAMALSDRVVVMHGGKILQVGAPEEIYRRPENRQVAAFFGTPNLLNATVKDCRPNGGQYFKLSVEGQGWSGDCHAATEMPKGADVTVMVRPENLHVRDAGQVNGDLSWSGEVSQAIFRGSHRSIMVKTPAQTLHVEASSLSNVDIGRPVTVAAPVEAAWAVRN